Proteins encoded in a region of the Paenibacillus sp. W2I17 genome:
- a CDS encoding DedA family protein, protein MTEWITQFILFFKDLSYAGLVIALSFEFVPAELVLPMAGYWVYLGDMKLWLAILAGTVGGTFGPLTLYALGRYGGRPMVEKYGKYFLIRPHHLDASDKFFEKYGSGVAFYGRFVPGIRTVISIPCGMAKMNVFKFSIFTFLAMLPITTLYIYLGFKLGSQWEHVDEIVKPYIVPAAVIFLGAFGLYVLLKRWKRRTALNKS, encoded by the coding sequence ATGACAGAATGGATCACGCAATTTATACTCTTTTTTAAAGATTTGTCATACGCAGGTCTGGTTATTGCCTTGTCGTTTGAATTTGTACCCGCTGAACTTGTGCTGCCCATGGCAGGATACTGGGTGTATCTTGGAGATATGAAGCTTTGGCTGGCGATTCTGGCTGGTACCGTAGGTGGAACGTTTGGACCTCTGACGTTGTATGCCCTGGGACGATACGGCGGCAGACCGATGGTCGAAAAATACGGCAAGTATTTCTTGATTCGCCCCCACCATCTGGACGCTTCCGATAAGTTCTTCGAGAAATATGGCAGCGGGGTAGCTTTCTATGGACGTTTTGTCCCCGGCATTCGGACCGTGATCTCCATCCCTTGTGGTATGGCGAAGATGAATGTGTTTAAATTCAGTATCTTTACATTCTTGGCCATGCTTCCGATCACCACATTGTACATCTACTTAGGCTTCAAACTAGGCTCTCAGTGGGAGCATGTGGACGAGATTGTTAAACCTTATATCGTTCCGGCAGCGGTGATTTTCTTAGGTGCTTTTGGTTTGTATGTGCTGCTGAAACGTTGGAAAAGAAGAACGGCTTTGAACAAGTCATAG